gaaataatgagAATTCAGAATATAAAGATCCAGAAACATGTTTTATAActaatagtgtgtttttttaatattgtatttagaaaaataaatgtagAGTTTTAGGTTGCTAAAATTATAGcaacaatataaagaaaaatagaaaatatataaaaaaatttaaaaggtaaaaaatgtttttagcatTTAATAAGAAAGCATTTAATCTTttgtagggatgcacaatgaacGATATTTTAAACCGATATTTATATGCTGACATATTTACCTAAATGCTGAAAAGGGACAAAACAACACTGACTGAGCTATTTTAAAATTTACTGATTAAAGctaatttttattagtttcaatagattttatttaaatctttatctgtttgtttaacctattaatttaataaacaggGTTAAAACAGCTGgctgaaagctaaaatgtaaggtatataagtgttatatttgctttaaatgtaaaattatatattagggctgggcaatatatcccTTAAATAGtatcaccatatttcagggtatttttgtgataacaatattcttggcattACGAACAACATTGTATTTTCTTTTCAATAAGAATTAatttcagtaaaaacaaaaacattctataaatgtttgtctatttcctaaacattaacataaacattacagtaatgtgaaaacataaacgtactataaaatatatgtgtaGCATATGCAgtgcaaaaatgtaaataaatacacaaaataaaaataaattatactgcttTTAGAAATATCAGGATAAGGAGTTTTTTTTATCGTGCAAatttttttgatgatattattgcatattgcACACCTCTACTAAACTCTACTAAACAAGTTCAATTCTGTACACATTTAAATTCAACATTATGTGTAAATTCAACATTTAAATTCAATGGACAATATAGGACAATATTTACTGTCTTAACCCTGAGaatcagaataaaatagaataaaatacagtaaaattaactcataaatgtattattttagatGAAATTTCCCCAATAATCTGTTGTTTCTCCACACAGTGTGGTGTGTTAGCGGTTAGCGCTGTGGCTAGGCTACCTGAGGGGAAGGTTTAGCTGTAATAATGGGGTGTAGACTCTCCATGAAGATAAATAtgatgattaatattaaagttggGTAGAAATGCAgagatttttctctctttctgaagaGATTTTTACTCTAAAGGAGAAGCTGCAGAAGTGCAGGGCTAGCCTGGGGCTGtgtttttagcctttagctcaggaAGCTAGCTGAGTAGCATTAGCTTAACCCAGCAGTTTAGCTACCGTAGCACCGTGTTTCTCTCCTGAATTAAACTCAGATAAACAGTGTAAAACTTTAGTATTAAAGTCATAAATCTGTGAATAGTGTTTATAGTAACCGTTCCTCCACCAGTCAGTGTAGCTGATTTCATGTTTTCTCTgtcaaaatctaataaaaataataataaataaaaccaccCGAAGCTGTTTTTAAATAGTAAGAGTTTAAATGGGAAAAGTGTGAGGGAGCCGGCAGTGATAAACTCcaggtttaagtttatttttactctttaatcagataaattacattatatacagTGTTCAGCCTCTCTTATCACTCTTAATATCAGTTTACACAGTTTACTATCTCTTCACTAACCAGCTGTTTTCCAGCTCTAAAATACGAGCTGTACTAGGATAGTACTGTAAGCTAAGCTAacgtagcattagcatttgctttTGCCAAAGACGGACTGTATTTCTTTGTGTAAATTCCAAGTTAAATTCATTACCTGTGACTTGAGTGgtaaatctgaggtaaatctatgattagaattgTTTCTGATAGTAAATTTATGATTGGAATTGCATTGCTgaggtagctaatgttagcaattCAAATATATGACTAGAAAAGCACAGcttaagtaaatttatgattaaaatggcAAAACTGTGATAATTTTAACTACAATTGCACTATTTAGGTAATTTTACAATTTGAATTGTTTATGAGGGTAAATTTAAGATTATAACTGCATTGCTgaagtagctaacattagctgtttAAATGTATGACTGATTACACAGCTTAAGTAAATGTCTGATTAATATGTCAAAACTGAGCAAAATGTATCACTAAAATTGAACTTTTCAGGTaaattatgattagaattgcGTTGCAGAGGTAGATAACGTTATTTGTTGTAATGTGTAACTAGAATGGCACATCTGaagtaaatgtctgattaaaatgTCAAAACTGagctaaatgtatgactaaaattgcaataCTTAGGTAAATTTAGGATTAAAATGGTAGgattagctaaagctagctatctatatatgtgactataacagcatggctgaaataaattcatgattagaatagcactgctgaggtaaatatattgtgatttgttggtgtgtctgctggaatattaaacatgttaaatatttaatCCAGTGTGTGGATGTGTTTCAGGAGGAGCTCAGAACTGCTCTGAATCCCCTAAAGGAGAAACTGGAGATCTTTAAAGAGTGTAAACTGAACTGGGATCAGACTGCAGATCATATAAAGGTAAGAATGAGAAGATCTTCTGAGATCATGATTCTGAAATTAGTTCCCCAAATCAGAAGTAGGacagtataaaacacattaaatatacagtgtttctgacatttactttcacttttatttgattacagacggcatgaacccaatatatttcatgttttgtttggtGAACTTTACTTCATTATACATtcgttcctgcatttcagaccttcaACACGTTCCAAATAAAGATggaacagtaaagcatttaccactttataaTGTTTCCATTTCCACTTAAAAGATACCAAGAGATAAagagtttcaggtgttattttctcCCATAATTCCTACAAACATGAGATTGGGGACAGTTCAGTCCAGTAcctgtaccctcttcttccacagacATGTCttagtaatgtgtgcagcatgtggtttagcattgtcttgttgaagaatACTGCATGATCTTGAGGGCAGCACTgtttagaacagcactactgaggtaaatgaatgattagaatagcactactgaggtaaaataGCTGGTATTTGATTGGCTGATGGGCTCCTTCCTTCCAGACTCAGGCCCGACGCACAGAGAAGCAGATTAAGGAGGACTTTGAGAAGCTTCACCAGTTTCTACGAGATGAAGAGGCAGCCCGGATCACTGCGCtgagggaggaagaggagcagaagAGTCAGATGATGAAGGAGAAGATTGAGAAGATGAGCAGAGAGATATCAGCACTATCAGACACTATCAGAGGCGTAGAAGAGGAGATGGGAGCTGAAGACGTTCCATTCCTACAGGTGAGGAACATCAGTCAGACTGAAGTGAATCATCAGACTGATTTCTGATGGTTTACACACTTCTGATCTGATCTGTGAATAATCTCTGATCTTCACTGTGTGGAagtgatgtgtagtttattaattaTGATGTAATTCATTAATATTCCCCTGATTGTTTTACAGAACTATAAGACCACAGTGGAAaggtgagtctctctctctctctctctctctctgtggttctgAACCCAAAGCTACAGCAGTACTGAACGGGTTCTGATGTTCTTCCAGAACCCAGTGCACACTGCAGGATCCAGAGAGCCAATCAGGAGCTCTGCTCAACGTGGAGAAACATCTGTCCAACCTGAAGTTCAGCGTCTGGAAGAAGATGCAGGAGATCCTTCAGTTTAGTGAGTCTCACTTTCTCTTCTCACATGCTCTCACacgccacatgtcatgggacaggaactagtgtcgtgtcccgtgacttttgccgtGTCCGTGTCTCGTAaacctcacatttttgtaaatattttattagatcTTTTCATGAGAAACACTGAAGATACGActctttgatacagtgtaaagtagtcagtgtacagcttgtagaaaatgtacaaattgtagatattttgtgtgtgtgtgtgtgtgtgtaataatcagagtattatgtgtgtgtgtatcaatcaaggtattgtgtgtgtgtgtgtgtgtgtgtgtgtgtgtgtgaattaatcagaataatgtgtgtgtattaatcgtgggattatgtgtgtgtgtgtgtttgtgtgtgtgtgtgtctgtgtgtgtgtgtgtgtgtgtgtgtgtgtgtgtgtgtgttgcagctcCTGTAACTCTGGATCTGAACTCTGCTCATCCTAATCTCATCGTATCTGAAGATCTGATCAGTGTGAGATTCAGTTCTGATAAACTGCAGCTTCCTgataatccagagagatttgatagtTGGTTCTGTGTTGTTGGATCTGAGAGCTTTAACTCAGGAATTCACTGCTGGGATGTTGAAGTTGGAGATGGTGATCTCTGGGATGTGGGAGTGATGTTAGAATCTGCTGAGAGGAAGGGAAATATAGACTCCAGGAGAGGAgtgtggtacctgtggtgttgtTTTGGTAAATATAGAGTCTGTTCTTCACTACAGGATTCCACTGATCTCTCAGTATCAGTGAAAGTGAGGAGGGTGAGAGTTGAGCTGGACTGGAACAGAGGAAAACTCTCATTCTCTGATcctctcactaacacacacttacacaccatcacacacactttcactgagAGACTCGTTCCACTCTTCAATACCTGTTTCGGCTCTTTAACTATCAGTCCAGCTCAGATCAGtgtatcagtgaatcagtgaatcagttcagatcagtgtatctgtgaatcagtgaatcagtttggtttgattctgAGGGCTCTATCTGATTAAGgagtgttgtgatgctcatcgctatcttacaccccaccaacagtctattatcactccttcctcctgcatagtttaaATGCTTGTGGAGTTTATATTaggataaaattaataaaacataaattccTCTGATATTGCTGGAAATTACACGGATATGATGAACAGATAGACCTTTAAGATAAATtacttcacagcgtcaaccagcagctcagtttcctctgctgagaagcgtttgttggacacgtccaggtagctgcaccgttaaaatagcaatccaccaaagtcagagctcacctgatctactcttaaagagaatgatgagcaagacacactctgattggtttattatttcacatcacacccaaaattaacccatgattaattaagagaattagtacatgtcatTAGCTCGTTTTGAGCAGAGCAAGGTTTACTTTTCCCGTggttacgatagcgaagacacactgacacgccctaaaataAAGCTGCACGGTTCACTGCTCAactatagatcaataaaatagtaCCCTGTAGTATATAGTAACCAACACTCGTTTATGAtctctgtaatcaaataaaacacaaagGAATTAGAAGAAATTCTACTTTTTAGTTTCTATTCTCCTCACTTTCAAAATCTTTTCTGATTTAGGGGTGTATTTAGGGGTGTTGCTGGGTTATATTGTGTCTAACTATAAcacattattgattattaaattaattgattattgtttcttcattcttgatttttttaataaacagcttGTTTTTGGTTCTGGACACATCTATAAATGAATTTCCTGCAGTTTCCTGTGTGTTTTAATCTGTATAAtgttataatcattaataaatgtgcagtaaaatTGGTTTTATGTTGTTGAAAACGTTTGAAAGTAAGTAAAGATGAATCTTCTCCATTCagtgtaatataataaatatataaaagagcAGTTGTGGTGTGTTTTACTGCAGAACTCTACAGAACAGACTGTGTTACTCTATAAAATAATCCATTACATGAAGAAAGAATTTAGTAAATATGCTCTAGATATTCATATTCTAAAGCTAGAACCTGAATATCTATTAAATcattgattattaatggttataaacaTGCTATAGACTGGATTTGGGGGCGTATGGTATAGATGTggtttaagataaaataagataatcctttattaatcccacagcagGGAAATTTACagagttacagcagcacagagaacagaacagaagagatttcaggaaatataaatatacatatacatactaaGAAACCATCAAATATATTGATGGGTCTCTGAGACATTGTATCGTCCTCCTCCAAGGGGTTGGGCTTGATGGACTTTGCCAGTCAGCCGCTGCCTCCCTCTGGTGGCAGGAGGTGGAACTTGTCTGAGGACAGGctttaaactgcactgaaaaaactgtttaaatactttttatttctattttacaaGTAGAACTTATTTCTATTATTAAGTAAATGTGCACAGTGAACTCTCCCTGTGAGTTTAATCAGATAATTTAACTGATTTAAACCAAGAAAAGTTAATCCTGGTAGACAAGACTGCACACCTATGGTGAGGGAGGATTGGGGGACGTGCCTATTAtgcaaattaatacaaataaatgatgccaggagccaataggagaGTTGTACTTCTTTACCTTAATTTTTACTGTCTCAGCTGCTAAATTCAGGTAATATTTAATCACAATATGTGGTGAACTCTACCCAAATAAAGTGATTAGAAACTTCCACACAGCAGAATCAGCAGGTGAATCAACAGCAGGAGAATTGAATCCTGCTCCTCAACACCTCGTGTAAATTAACTCTAATTTAAAACCTGTAtagattattaaattataattataattatttactcCAGATGCACTTCTGAATTAACTACTTAGAATTACTATTTCAAACAATTAATTCATTGCAGTTGAAACGTGCTGTGTAAGATTATGTAGCAGGatgagtattttgttttgtagtCTGGAagcctttgggataaataaagctctgggtcattaaaacattactgtttatttgtttatttggaaatTGA
This genomic interval from Astyanax mexicanus isolate ESR-SI-001 chromosome 1, AstMex3_surface, whole genome shotgun sequence contains the following:
- the LOC111190853 gene encoding E3 ubiquitin-protein ligase TRIM35-like, which encodes MASKSFLVEDLTCPVCFEIFRVPVLLNCSHSVCKECLQKFWESKGSRECPVCRRRSSNDHPPVNLALKNLCENFLQERSGRTSAGSETLCSLHGENLRIFCLDHQQPVCWVCQTSRKHTDHRFRPIDEAATDCKEELRTALNPLKEKLEIFKECKLNWDQTADHIKTQARRTEKQIKEDFEKLHQFLRDEEAARITALREEEEQKSQMMKEKIEKMSREISALSDTIRGVEEEMGAEDVPFLQNYKTTVERTQCTLQDPESQSGALLNVEKHLSNLKFSVWKKMQEILQFTPVTLDLNSAHPNLIVSEDLISVRFSSDKLQLPDNPERFDSWFCVVGSESFNSGIHCWDVEVGDGDLWDVGVMLESAERKGNIDSRRGVWYLWCCFGKYRVCSSLQDSTDLSVSVKVRRVRVELDWNRGKLSFSDPLTNTHLHTITHTFTERLVPLFNTCFGSLTISPAQISVSVNQ